A single genomic interval of Bacillus smithii harbors:
- a CDS encoding YvrJ family protein, with product MEQLLSFIQDVGFPIVVTFYLLYRVETKLDDVIHSIQTLPERMRMKA from the coding sequence ATGGAACAATTACTTTCATTCATCCAAGATGTAGGGTTTCCGATCGTGGTGACATTTTATCTGTTGTATCGTGTGGAGACGAAGCTGGATGACGTTATCCATTCGATTCAAACCCTCCCCGAACGGATGCGGATGAAAGCTTAG
- a CDS encoding DUF2922 domain-containing protein — protein MAKTLELQFKTELGKTASITVDSPKETLSPAEMKMAMTSIIAANIFQTPNGSLVGIQGARLVERNTTDYSLE, from the coding sequence ATGGCTAAAACGCTTGAACTGCAGTTTAAAACGGAACTTGGGAAAACAGCGTCCATTACGGTGGACAGTCCGAAAGAAACGCTCAGTCCTGCAGAGATGAAAATGGCCATGACCAGCATCATCGCGGCTAACATTTTCCAAACGCCAAACGGTTCATTGGTTGGAATCCAAGGTGCGCGGTTGGTAGAACGTAATACTACTGACTATTCACTTGAGTAA
- a CDS encoding DUF1659 domain-containing protein, whose protein sequence is MAEANLKASSLRLVFDYGLDEKGKPVYKAKTFSNIRLEATPDQLSQAANALGSLSDKPLVRVERSDQSDIL, encoded by the coding sequence ATGGCAGAAGCTAATTTGAAAGCATCGAGTTTGCGGTTGGTGTTCGATTATGGTTTGGATGAAAAAGGAAAGCCGGTTTATAAAGCGAAGACTTTTTCCAACATCCGGTTGGAAGCGACACCGGATCAGTTGAGCCAAGCTGCCAATGCTTTAGGTTCGTTGTCGGATAAGCCGCTTGTGAGAGTCGAACGCAGTGATCAGTCGGACATTTTGTAA